GAAAACAGACCCAAGGTGAAGGGATATGTATAGACATACGTAAAACCTTCCTTGGTGAAGGTAACCCACTCTATCACATCCGGAGCAAGGATGTCAAGGTTTGGGCAGTTGCAGTCCTCCTTCATAGCAGGAATACTAGAAGGGCGAATAGAGGAAGGGTACCTGCTAACGACCCAAGTCCGTAGGGACACGGATGGAAATTTCTCTTGGAAGTCATTGGCATTGCTCATGTATTTGGGTATGATGGTGCTTACCGTGGGAAGCTCAGAATCAACGTCAGCCTCTTTGTCTTTGTTTCTCTTCGGGCCTCCACCGAAGAGAAGACCAAAGTTTCAATAGAGGAAGCCTTGGTAGTAAAAAAGGTGGTAAAGTTTTTTAGTGAAAGTTAGAGAAGATGAAAGTTTTCTAAGTAGGAGGAGGTTGAATGTAGAGAAAATGATAAACTTATGAAAGTTTTGGAGGTGAAAGAGGTAAAGTGATGAGTATAAGTAAAGATATAGACGGCAAAAATCGTGatcatgattacctcgagaaccgaCAAAAATATTATTGAATCATAGGGCAACACGTGTTCGGTATATCAAATGCAAGAAGACGTGCGTCTTTTTAAGTGTCTGAGACTGTTCATAAGATTTTCCgctaagaaagaagaaaatatatatCTATGTTATATCTAAAGTGAAGTAGTATCAAAATATTAAATTGATTGACAAGTTAATAAAAAGTCACATCAGTAAATGTATAGTACTaagtacttgctaatttaataaagaataaataaggaacaaacaatttatttgattactatataatGTGTATCCTTTAATTTtgtataaattttattatatttgtgcacactatattaaatattaaaataatatgatataataaatcataattttataagattaatattcTATTAAATTGTGATTGTAACATTAGTATAGTTCAAAACACACATTCAAATTAATTTGAGGTAGAATATGCTCGGTTAAATATCCTTTTTCTGCTCCCGCTAACAAAGTAAAGCTGACTGTAAGTCCACTAAAAAGTGTTCCCAGTGGTACATCTACAGTTACCCCGTCTCAGCCAGTGCTACTGCGACTTCTCATCTCCAATTCTGCGCATCACAACGCTGATTTCGTCCTCTCTTCCTATTCAGGTGAGTCACAATTGTTTCCCCTCTTTACCCCTACTCACATTTTCCAAATTACATCTCCTTTTTGTGTTAATTTCCAAAAAATTGGAGTTACTTGCTGCTGATAGCTGTGCCTGTTGAttctcgggggggggggggggtggagttGGGGTTTTTAGAGCTGATTATCTATTTAAGTAAAGTGGAGATCTCTATTTTGATTTGTAATATATGTTAAGATGGTTTTCTAGTGGAACATTAATTGGTGTTGCTTGAATTGAAATGGCTGGCTAGACACCAAAGTATGAAATGAGTGCAAAatatttttcctctttattttatAACTGCAAGTATTATCCGGTAGTATTCAGTTTTTTCTGTGAATATGCCATTTGAAAATCTTGCTCGGTTCTGCATTGAATTTAAAATGTACTAAAATGTTTCTCCTTAGTGTAGTGTACATGGTCTTTGGGTATTTTTCACTTGTTGTcaattgttattactattattttttgaTAACCAAGAATCCCGAGTTGCTGACAACCCCAATTAGCCCACATGTTTGAAATTCAGGAGAGTAGGCCCTGTCCCTCTACTTTGCTCCCACTTAAATTCCAGGCTTCGCAACAGTGGAAGTTTTTGTTGAAGTGTGTGACTATCTCATTTAAGAGTTTAAGCTATTAGAGAGAATACACATTTAATTACTTAATCGTCTTCAACATACCCCCTCACATGCGGGCTTTATTCATTTTCCCGAGCTAAACACGTGAAAATTCTTTGTAATAATAGGTGGCGGTGAGACTTGAACCCAGGACCTATCTGCCGTTATACCATGTTAAAGTGTGTGACCTCTATCTAAAAGTTGAAGCTATTAAAGAGAACTCACTTTTAACTACTTAACTATGTTTTCAACAGTTTCAAACTGAACGCTAATCCAAATTTAAAAGAATAGGACAACAGTTACTGCTTTTGATCATAGTCAAAAAGACGTAAAAGATATCCTTGACAAATTCTTTCTTACTACCTCTTTTCATCTGAGTTACTCTTTTGTTCCTCTTGCTTTGCCTTTCAGGAGTCCGTCCAGCTTGACCTAGATGGACCAGGTAAATGAGTTTTATCTGTATTATTAGTTTCTTTTTGTTATACCTGATGCTTATTTGGATAGTGATATTCGGGGTCATTGCAGTATGAAAAGGTTGAAAAGATTGGTGAAGGAACTTATGGTGTAGTATACAAAGCTCGTGATCGTGTAACGAATGAAACTATTGCACTGAAGAAAATTCGGCTGGAGCAGGAAGATGAGGGTGTGCCGAGCACGGCTATTAGAGAGATCTCCCTCTTGAAAGAGATGCAGCATGTAAACATCGTGAGGTATACTGTAGAGATATGGTCTTTGTATACTACTTATGAAATGATTACATATGGATGCGATTGCAGTGAGAGTGATTGAGGCTGTATTTTCTATTTCCTGTGGTTATTCGATAAATGTACTGTAGATTATATGGTTTATGCATACTTCTAATTCCCCTCCATATCAGTTCACGCAGGGCCTTTGCTATTATAGTATCTTGGCAACAGTAAACTATTAATTTGCTCTCTAGCGTTGTCCGTCTTCCTTTTACTCCTTGCTCCGCTGTAGAAGAATCATTTTTGAGTATCAAGCTTCTGAAATTCTACTATATGGAGTCCATATGTGGAAGATGTTTTTCCTTCTACCCTGGGGATTGGGGCAGGATTTAACTGAACATATTTACTGCTTCGGAGGCTTCTCATGGGATGTACCAGTTCTTACTGTGGAAAACTCGACCCCTTTATATTCTGCGCTTCTTCAAGTCTATTTGGGATGCATAAGGGCTGTTACCGTTATGGATATAGACCTATATTTTGATACATCTTGTAGTAGGGATGATAAAACCATATCATTACTTAGATTCTGGATAATTGGAAACTTCAACAACTAAACGTTTTAGATTGAATTACTATAAAAGTTATGCATCTATGTAATGCAAGCTTGTTTCCATATATATGCGtgttagattgcacccaaggttGTGATCAATGAAGTGGGTTGAGAACCGGGAGGTCTTAAGTTCAAATCTCTGCGGAAgcaaaaaacactaggtgatttcttcccatctgtcCGAACCTTGATGGATAGAGTTACCCGGTACTTGTGCTGGTGGGAGATAGCATCTAccccgtggaattagtcgagtgCGGGCAATTTGGCTTggacaccatatatatatatatatatatatatatatatatatatatatatatatatatatatatatatatatatatagagagagagagagagagagagagagagagagagagagagagagagagagagagagagagagagagagagagagaactttTGCTGGAGGTGGAATGGTTAGAGACAATTTGTAATTTAAGGAACCTATTAATCATTCCTTGGTTTGAAAGTATAAAGTTCTTTTAGAACTATTTAAGCTCATAGTAGCTAGAAGATGAGACCAccccaagggtgtggcctagtggtcaatgaagtggggtAAGAACCATGGTCTCAGGTTCACATCCCAGCGGAGGATTTCTTCCCATATGTCAAAGCCTTGGTGGACAAAATTACCTAGTATCTGTTGCTAGTGGGAGGTAGCTGATATCCTATGGAATTAGTTgaggtgcgcgcaagctggccCGGGCATAAAAAAAAGTAGCCAAAATTCGAGACATCTTCTGAACTTACCCATCTATTGTTTGTATGAGCTAGCTGGCGGACCTACTTATTGACTAGTGGGTGCGTGAGCACCCATTGTTTTTTACCCAAGCACTAGGTTTTATATAAGGAACTAGTATTAACATACAAATAGATTGACCAAGCACCTCTTCCATGACTACCAACAATTCAATACTCAAGATTAAAGGCCGTTGAGCACTCACAACTGAAAGTTCTAGGTTCGCCACTGGATTTAGGGGATGACGAATTCGACTTCTAAGCACACATCAGATAGCCACACCTATGTCCATGTAACAAAAATACTCACAGCTGGTGAGGGGTGATCATTCCTTTAGCCACTCCTCGGACATGTGCACTCACAAAATCTAAAGCACAAGTAGCACGGAAGGAGCTTGCGAGTTAGTAAGGTTGAAACCTTGAGCAAAAGATAGGCAGCATATATTGATGCTAACCTTTGAACGACTATGGCGCTATGGTCGTCATCCAGGAGGACTCAATTGTGTTTGACGGCAACACGAGATGATGTGAATCTCACATGGATGAGCATCTTGGATGCAAGGAAGTGTGCATTCTTTTCCCAAATTTGTTTTGGACATGATCATGGGCACTGAATTATACTGAAAAGACCTAACATAGAGTTGGTTGGTTTGTGTTCAATGGGATCATGAGTATAGCACTGAATAATTGTGTCATTACAATATGTAGAGTTTGCCAATGACATTTGCAATGTGTGAGGTGCGCATGTAGTATTATATGAAGAGATTTGCGCCCTTATGGGGTTAGTGAGTTCAGGAGGGctgctttctttttttttcttttttttttggctgaTTGAGTCAAAAGGAATTGAAGACTAGAGAGCAGATCCTAACGTGTACATATTTGTAACTTGGATGCCAGTATCGAAATTTTCTTTTATCGATGGGAAAGCTACTTTTGAATTTTGTAAGAAGGTTTTCTTCTTATCTGGTTACAGGTTGCAAGATGTGGTGCACAGTGAGAAGCGATTATATCTAGTCTTTGAATATCTCGACTTGGATTTGAAGAAGCATATGGATTCATGTCCAGAGTTCTCTAAGGATCCACGTCTTGTAAAAGTGAGTAAAAACTGGATGATCATTTGGAGGTGTTCGCATTATGTGTTATCTGCTTGATGAATTGTGTAACTCTATTTATCATCTTTGTGGAAGAGGGAGGGAGAGGCACCCTGACCATAAATACTTAAATTTAAGATTGTTTGATTATGTGAatagagaaagtatcactatctAATGATTTTTCCCAAGTTCACAGGCTTCTTGTTCACCGTCATCAATTAAGCAATCTCTACTATTCTGCAGATGTTTTTGTATCAAATACTCCGTGGTATTGCTTATTGTCATTCTCATAGAGTTCTTCACCGAGATCTGAAGCCTCAGAACTTGCTGATAGATAAGCGTACGAATGCTTTAAAGCTTGCAGACTTTGGATTGGCTAGAGCTTTTGGTATTCCTGTCAGAACTTTCACTCATGAGGTATACACATAGTTTTAGCTCTCTGAAACTCTCGTTGTGTCTTCTCTTAAATTTTCACTGTTGTCTAATGTTCCATAGGAGTTAGGACAGACGAGAAAAAAGTTATGAGCTGTAAGCATAAACTTTTCTTACATCTAATGTCTTCAAGATATGATACATAATATCTATACGAACAACTTTTTCTCTTCAGAGTTTTCTTTACTTGTTATAGCTTAAGTTGACTGTTAGTTGATAAAGATAAAGAGCTTGATCAGGGGTCTGTCCCCAATCATTTAAGATACTCTTTTATCTTTTGTACTTCCTGCTCTAACCCATCATTAATTGGACCAAGGATATCTATCTAACTGTTGTTTTATTGGCTCTTTAATAGTTAATTTTTTGGTTCAGGTGGTGACCTTATGGTACAGGGCACCAGAAATACTGCTAGGAGCACGCAACTACTCTACTCCTGTTGATGTTTGGTCAGTTGGCTGCATATTTGCTGAGATGGTGAACCAGCGGCCCCTGTTTCCGGGTGACTCCGAGATTGACGAACTTTTCAAGATTTTCAGGTTTTAATATACATAACAAATTTTTTTGTTACCTTTCTCAGAAAAAGTGTTCATAACCAATTCTTACTGATAAGAAAAATATGCATCACTACTTCTTTCATGAAAGCATTATTTCTTATGAAAAGAACATATCCAAAAATACTTTGATAATGGAAGTGTTTCTCCTTGTCTAAAAATTCCCTTCTCATCCTTTTAACGACCCTTCTTAGAAAAAAAAATAGGCATGGAACATCCTTCTGGCCTCTGTTATGCATCACGATCAAAATAATTAGGACTCAAAAAGCAGGCAAAATGTAGGGTGCATGGGCAAGACTCATGGTTCAGAATACTGTAAACTTCACTGTCGGATGGCCTGTGATGTCAATTTCCTCATGCTGATATGCGTATcaaataatttattctattaACTTTCcatatcaatttttttttattctatttaCTTACCCTTCTAGGGGGGTTAAGGAGGTTCATATGTTGGTCCttgtaaaagaaaaagaaggttCATATATTGGCTTCATGAAGTTTATGACCGAAATGTCAGTGTTAACATGTTCTATATTAATTTCATCAAACTGTATAAAGCATATGCTAGACCGAGGTTTCTTGAATCAAGGAATGTCAGCATTTTATTTCCTTGTACTTCATGATTGTTGAATATTTCCAATGATGTCATGATTCTCTACTTTTTCCGTCTATAAAGAGTAATAGGTACTCCAAATGAGGATACATGGCCTGGAGTGACTTCTCTGCCTGATTATAAATCTGCTTTCCCAAAATGGCCACCTAAGGTAATTTAGGTTTCTCTGTGGTTTCTTTCCTAACAATTTGACTCCTGCTAGACTGAGGATAACATCGTACGGATTATTTAAATGGTACCCTTTGAACTTGCAGGACTTGGCAACTGTAGTCCCAAATCTTGATGCACCAGGTCTTGATCTCATTGGTG
This DNA window, taken from Nicotiana tabacum cultivar K326 chromosome 15, ASM71507v2, whole genome shotgun sequence, encodes the following:
- the LOC107775099 gene encoding cell division control protein 2 homolog A is translated as MDQYEKVEKIGEGTYGVVYKARDRVTNETIALKKIRLEQEDEGVPSTAIREISLLKEMQHVNIVRLQDVVHSEKRLYLVFEYLDLDLKKHMDSCPEFSKDPRLVKMFLYQILRGIAYCHSHRVLHRDLKPQNLLIDKRTNALKLADFGLARAFGIPVRTFTHEVVTLWYRAPEILLGARNYSTPVDVWSVGCIFAEMVNQRPLFPGDSEIDELFKIFRVIGTPNEDTWPGVTSLPDYKSAFPKWPPKDLATVVPNLDAPGLDLIGKMLCLDPSKRITARSALEHDYFKDIGFVP